The DNA segment CTGGAGTGAGTCCGACGGGGCAGGTGGAGCGCCCCAAGGGTGGAGAGGGCGAGCGGGCCGGGCAGAGCTCCCCAGAGCCTGCACTTTGGGACATCTCCTGGTGCTAGGGGCAGGATCGCATCTCCGCTGCTGGTTCCTAGTGGGAAGCCTGCGGGGTCAGGGCAGACACGCCCACTAGTGGCCCGGGCTGGAACACTCCCGTGATTACTGGTGGAGCCCGACTTCAAACTTCAGGGCTGGGACATCACTGCTACAAATCAGGACTAAGGGATCGCCTATGTAGGGGCTGCGATTCCCCTTGGTTGTATTGTCCAGAACGCATCCTCGGTCCTGGGCAATACCACCCATCTTGATCCCATCCCTCGCTGGTTCCTCGGCTAACAGGGGTGAGCCGTGGAAGTCGTGCCGCTTGCATCAGGCGCCCACGGCCCGCGGTTTGGTGCGTTTCTGGTGCTCGCTGCCTACAGCCGATACGTCGAGCTTCGTGCCCCTAGAGCTGCGCGTCATTGCGGCCTCCTCGGGAGCTCCACGCTATCACCGTATTATCCACATCAACGAAGTGGGTAAGTGCGTTGAGAATGGAGGAGTGATCGAAAGGGGGTCCCAGTCTCCGCCTACCTGAGTAACCCCTCTCCGCAGTGCTCCTAGACCCTCCCGCTGAACTGTTGGCGCGGCGAGCCGATGAGGGCGGCCACGTAGTACTGCGCTGGCTTCCGCCGCCTGGGGCACCCATGGCGAGTCTTATCCGCTACGAGGTGAACATCTCGGCACAGAACGCCGCAGGGGGCTCGCAGAGGGTGAGGCCCTAATTCTACTGCCTATCGCCAAAGGCTCGGGTCGACAGCCCCTCTAAGTCCCAACCAGACGGTCACCACAGCCCCGCTCCCATGGCCTCGCCCTTCCACGTGCCGCCGAGGCAGCTCCACGTCCACCGACTTGTCCCCTTTCCCAATGTACCCCTTCCCCAGTCCACCTGGACTCAGTCTCATCCCCTTGTCCCAAACCCTAGACCTCTCCAGAGCCCCGCCCCCTGTGTACTCTGGCCCCGCAAATAGCCCGAGTCCGCCCCCAGCTACCTGGGGCCCCGTCCTGATTGGCACTGAGCCTTCCCGGGCTCTGCTTCCTGCTTTTATTACCCGCCTCCCCATGCTTCGGCTagattctttctttctgactGGTTCCGTCCCTCAGGGCCCACCCACCACGTACCCTTCTTTGCCTACCACGCCTCTTACTCCGGCCTCGCTCCCAGGTGGAGATCCTCGATGGCCGCACTGAATGCGTGCTGAGCAACCTGCGCGGCGGAACGCGCTACACGTTCATGGTACGCGCGCGTATGGCCGAGCCGAGCTTCGGTGGCTTCTGGAGCGCCTGGTCCGAGCCTGCGTCGCTGCTGACCGCTAGTGGTGAGACCCCAGGCAGGGGTGTAGGAGGGGCTGGACCGAGCACGAGGCAAGCTCATCACCCTGACCTCTTCCCTGCTCCCCAGACTTGGACCCCCTCATCCTGACGCTCTCCCTCATCCTCGTGCTcatcctgctgctgctggccgTGCTCGCCCTGCTCTCCCACCGCCGGTGAGCGCCCCATTCAGGCACCTGTCTTGGACTCCTCACCAACGTTCCCCTTTCCGTGTGGAAACTAGGCAGAAAGGGGCAggcacttgctcaaggtcacacgaTGAGGAGTCAGTGGCAGGGCTAGGATGCAAGCCAGGTCAGACCCAGACTCTTAGTTAAAATCCTCCACTCTTGGGCATAATTTCAcctggttttcctcctacctcAGTGACTGCCCCTTCCTGGATTCCTTGGGAATCCAAGAATCTCTTCTTGGATTCTTGGATTCCTTTTTCCAATTTCATCAACTTCTGTAAAATCAACCAGATGGGCTTAATGGAACAATTTAACCCCAAGTGCCTCCTGCCCCTTTGTCAAGCTCCTCAGGCGCTTTATGATATGACCAGCAATTCTGAGGCTTTTGAAACTCCAAGTACATAGCATGTGGTTTCACACCCCCACCCTTGGCAtatgctgttctttctgcctggatTTTCCTTCCTACCATGTCTGCCAATCAGTCTCCTTGTTGTCTTTCAAGGCCCTGTTCATCTACTTGGTTGGAAAATACATATTAAGTGCcaactatgtgctaggcactggggagaAAGTGTAGAGTAAACCAGACATGTCCCTGACCTTGTGGATCTCATAGTTGAGTCAGACAGATATACATAAGGGAACTTGCAGATATTTGATTGTAAATTGTGATGAGTGATATCACAGAAACAAATGGGGCATGGGGACATGAGAGGATAGTCAGGGAAAGCCTCTGGGAGGTGACATCATAGCAGAAACTTGAAGCCTGGAAGGAGGCAGCCACATGACAAGCAAGGAggagaaacagcaagtgcaaaggccctgagaacGGAATGAGCTTGGAACACTGAAGCAGCTGCAAGAAAAGTTATATGGCTAGAGCAGAGTGTGTGAGGGGAAGTGGTGAATGATGAAATGAGGGAGGTGACAGGTCAGATCATGCAGGGTCTTCTGCAAGGCTGTGGGGAGGggtttagattttattctgaatACATTGAGGAACCATAGAAAGGAGTGAAGAGAGAAGTAATAGACTTTTAGGCAAGCCTGATTCAGTTTTAGAGGGGACATAAAGCAGTGTATTTGAACTCCTATGCATCCTTCAAAACTCTGTTCCAGTTGCCCTTCTGTAGGGCTTTGCAGATGCTTTGGCAGAGCCCCTGTTCCTCAGCCCATTCACTCCTCTGCCTCCACCACAGTCACGAGGGACTCAGTATCCACACCCAGTGACTGGTGCTGAGACGGGTACTGATGAATGTGCAAGGACACATGCCCAGGTACTCATTTCATTTGGCTTCACCAGGGCTCTGAAACAGAAGATCTGGCCTGGCATCCCAAGCCCTGAGAGCGAGTTTGAGGGCCTCTTCACCACCCACAAGGGTAACTTCCAGGTAGGTGGCCCGGTTGTCCCCTCAGGGCCTGGGGGTTCCCTGCTCCTGTGGCTGAAGGCCCGGTCTCTGAGCAGGCTGCTGCTGTCTCCCCAGTTGTGGCTGTACCAGACTGACGGCTGTCTGTGGTGGAGCCCCTGCACCCCCTTCGCAGAGGACCCACCTGCCCCTCTGGAAGTCCTCTCTGAGCACTGCTGGGGGGTCACCCAGGTGGGGGAGCCAGGACCAGATGAAGAGGGGGCCCTCCTGGAACCTGTGGGCAGTCAGCATGCCCGAGACACCTACCTGGTGCTGGACAGATGGTTGCTGCCCCGGAGCCTGCCCAGTGAGGACCTCCCACGGCCTGGTGGCGGTTTGGACACAGCAGCCGTGGATGAAGCCTCAGAAGCATCCTCTTGCTCCTCCGCTTCGGCCCTGAAGCCTGGGCCAGAGGGGGCCTCGGCTGCCAGCTTTGAGTACACCATCCTGgatcccagctcccagctcttgCGCCCAAGGGCACTGCCCACtgagctgccccccaccccaccccacctcaagTACCTGTACCTCATGGTGTCTGACTCTGGCATCTCAACTGACTACAGCTCGGGGGGCTCCCAGGGAGCTCAGGGGGGCTCATCCAATGGCCTGTACTCCAACCCTTATGAGAACAGCCTCGTCCCAGCCTCCAAGCCTTCACCCCCGAACTATGTGGCCTGCTCCTAGGACTCCAGTCCTCAGGTGCTTGGGGGACCCAGTGTGATCTCAAGTGCTACTGCAGACCCAAGATTTATCAGGCAGCGTCAGTGTGGCCTCCCTCAGGACTAGAGGCGTTGCTGACCTTGGCTTTCGGCTCAATTCATCCTACTCAAAAAGTCACAACCTTGCAGTTATTTTTACATGTACAGTTTtctatgtagatatatatataatatatataaacacgTATAAGTTTTTCTGTCATGACTTCTATCAATACCCTGTAAGCCCCATCTTTTCCCTAGGCCCAGACCATAGGGGCAGCCAAAAAGGCCTTGAGTTCAGTCTGAAATTCTGATCTggccataataataataataataataataataataataataatggtaataataataataattataataaagtgAATTTAGGGgaagcgtatagctcagtggtagagcatgtgctcaccatgcacaaggtcctatattcaatccccagtacatccattaaaaaaaattaataaacctaatttctccctccccccaaaagaaagcttttaaaaaaagaatgaaaaataaataaataaaataaaatgaattagtcAGTATAAGTTATGCTAGCTGCCCTAACAAACAACTCCTGAATCTGAGTGACTTaacatagtaaatgttttccCTCATATCTCAATTGAAACAAGGTGACAGCTATCCCTGGGATGAGTCAGAAGGCCAGACTGTGGCTTTGCCCAGGGCAACTCTGGGGCCTTTAGATGGATAATCTGCATCTCGCCAACCAACAAGCAAAGAGGGAGACAGCAGAAGATTCTGTGGGCCATTTTAGGGATCTAGCCTAGGGGTGAGTGCTCTCTCTTCACAAATTCTCCTGGCCAGAAATGGTCATAAGACCCTGGCTAGAGCTGTTGCCAATGATCAGGTTCTTGTCTcgtcgcagaaagaattcagagacaagacatagaggttaagaaagtaaaatggggatttattaaaggatagaTAGTACACttgggagagcaggcaggctcaagtgagtggctgccctgagtttctttggcaagttggttacatagagcgTAAAAATGAATCAGCAGactattcactggggagggaagggtttgggtttgtattccctgattttcatcccaactacaccttcccaaagggaagatggatttttatccttatttagtttggatcggaagtgtcatggcatcggcGCATGATAGGTACTTCTTATCTGCaaagctaattttattgtaatgagggcataagttgcaaaaggttacattcggacactagagattcttgccttttcccacctttctttgttggcctccaggccacttgtcaccccaaaatgtgtggtttcttatcagcccagaggttcctccttttccttctctgcccagggacccctgttgtttacatgctGTATGGTTttctgcatttggcctgtgctcCTCcatttttgcccaattcctgccatttggcctgtgtcctcctttctctgctcatatctaacTATCTGGCTCCTCTAACAGAACCATGGacagctgggaaatgtagtttagcTGTGCACCCAGGAGAGAAAAGCTGTTTAATGAAACGCCAGCTAGTCCCTGCCactaataacaacaataacatgCATTCATAAGGCTTTATTCTGAATCAGCCCTGTTCTAAGAAAGCACTCTGATGACACCGAATGTCATCAAGTGGCTAGAATTGGGAGTTTGGgtttaaccatttttttaaagtttcacatAACCTAGGAAAGCTGAACATATGAACatacccagcaatcccacttctaggtatctACCCTAAAACCCCTCGAATACATGAACCAGGACATGTCTGCAAGAATGTTAATAGCAGTAAGTAAGCCAAACTGATGAGTAAATTGGGGTATAGTCACCCACGGAATTATATGCAGTAGGGAAAAAGGAGTGAGTGAAAAAAATGTGGCCCTATCTTAGTGACAATGCTGAGTAGGAGAAGAAGGAAGTCTAAGAAGATTACATTTATCATGAAACTctttttataaagttcaaaacagcaaaattaaacaacacattgaCTGGGCACAATATGGATGTGAAAATGCTATGTTTACAAGAGAAAAAAGCACTTTATAATCTTTAGGTCTTTGAATCTGCTCATGTCCCTGAGGTAGGTATTCCAGtcatgggaaactgaggcacagagagcttgtCACACACCAAAGCTCAAGGCTGGCCTCCAGAGCTTGAACCCTTGTCTGAGCTGGGGTCACTAGGCTGGTGGGGGCATGGGGTGATTGTCATCTCTCCATCTGGTCGGAAAGCCACCCACCACTCTGCCCTAGGGCCCCGCCCACCTGGCTCCAGGCAGGCTCGGAGGCAGTGCTCACCTGGGCCCAGTGCATCCGGCTGCAGCCAGCACTGGGCAGGGAAATACCTCTGGAGCAGCGCAAGCTGCAGGGCATCCCCACTGTCTCCCTCCTGGGTCTGGAGGGCCACAATGAGCCCACAGCCCCCGCCAGGCCCAACCTGGCTGAAGTGGGCAGCTGTGTCCAGAAGCAGGGCAGCCAGGTAGGCAGCTTCCTGGGTCCCGGGGTCTTCTGCTAGGTACTCCTCCAGGCCGTCGAGCAGCAGGAGAGAGGGGACTGGCCCCCGGGCCTCATGGGCAGAGCACAGGAACCGGAGGAGCTCACGGGTTGAGGGTGGGTACTGGAAGCGGATCTTctacagagaggaaaaaaggaaagggtcAGATTCAGCACAGGAAGCCAGGCTCCCAGCTATAGACGGTTTGCTTCCTTGCATACTTTCCTGGACGAGGCTCTCACTCCCCAGGACGGTGATTCCAGAGTGAAGCTGTTCAGAGTAGTTGAATACTATTCTGATCGCgcctctccttcccccttctttttaaTACAGCGCTCACCACTGGCCGGTATTAGTTGAGAAAAGGTACGTCTTTGCCAAATCTCTAGGGCAGTCTTTCCACAGAAAACCCGCCCGTAGCGTCGGACCCTATCATTAACTCTGGCTGCCCAGAAACCAACTCCAACCAAGACAAGACCCAGATTTAGCCCCACCCCTTCCTCGCCCCTGACTCCACCCTTTTGGCACAGGCTTTTGCTAATTCCGCCCCATCATTGGGTAGTTTCTCACTCAATCTTAACAAAGCTTCGCATGGTCCCACCCCCGACTCATTCCAGAATCTATCCCGTAAAGGCTGCTCTGGCTTGCCCCTCCTTCGTCTCCGCCATAGGTCGGCC comes from the Camelus dromedarius isolate mCamDro1 chromosome 27, mCamDro1.pat, whole genome shotgun sequence genome and includes:
- the EPOR gene encoding erythropoietin receptor yields the protein MDHLRASLCPGVGSLCLLLAGAAWAPPPNPQDPKFESKAALLAARGPEELLCFTERLEDLVCFWEESARAGVGPADYNFSYQLEGEPWKSCRLHQAPTARGLVRFWCSLPTADTSSFVPLELRVIAASSGAPRYHRIIHINEVVLLDPPAELLARRADEGGHVVLRWLPPPGAPMASLIRYEVNISAQNAAGGSQRVEILDGRTECVLSNLRGGTRYTFMVRARMAEPSFGGFWSAWSEPASLLTASDLDPLILTLSLILVLILLLLAVLALLSHRRALKQKIWPGIPSPESEFEGLFTTHKGNFQLWLYQTDGCLWWSPCTPFAEDPPAPLEVLSEHCWGVTQVGEPGPDEEGALLEPVGSQHARDTYLVLDRWLLPRSLPSEDLPRPGGGLDTAAVDEASEASSCSSASALKPGPEGASAASFEYTILDPSSQLLRPRALPTELPPTPPHLKYLYLMVSDSGISTDYSSGGSQGAQGGSSNGLYSNPYENSLVPASKPSPPNYVACS
- the SWSAP1 gene encoding ATPase SWSAP1, whose amino-acid sequence is MAETLRRVLSSGSAAGTGEGNTTEVGPPLLLLGGPGSGKTALLFASALEAAGEGRGPVLFLTRRPLQSLPRGTRAPLEPLRLQKIRFQYPPSTRELLRFLCSAHEARGPVPSLLLLDGLEEYLAEDPGTQEAAYLAALLLDTAAHFSQVGPGGGCGLIVALQTQEGDSGDALQLALLQRYFPAQCWLQPDALGPGEHCLRACLEPGGRGPRAEWWVAFRPDGEMTITPCPHQPSDPSSDKGSSSGGQP